In Pygocentrus nattereri isolate fPygNat1 chromosome 26, fPygNat1.pri, whole genome shotgun sequence, one genomic interval encodes:
- the wnt2ba gene encoding wingless-type MMTV integration site family, member 2Ba, whose protein sequence is MGEGAKGGCAAASARTHCNSSTDTTTVQRIYLPLFLLLLLFTPRVDSSWWYIGALGARVICDNIPGLVNKQRQLCQRHPDLMQSIGEGAKEWIRECQHQFRHHRWNCSTLERDHTVFGRVMLRSSREAAFVYAISSAGVVYAITRACSQGELKTCSCDTHKRGRASDEMGDFDWGGCSDNINYGIKFAKAFVDARERMVKDARALMNLHNNRCGRMAVKRFMKLECKCHGVSGSCALRTCWLAMSDFRRTGDYLRKKYNTAVEVTMNQDGTGFMAADRNFRGTTKNDLVYVESSPDYCLMDRTAGSLGTAGRVCNKSSRGMDGCEVMCCGRGYDTTRVKRVTKCECKFKWCCAVECSDCEDTVDVHTCKPHKRPDWLDLT, encoded by the exons ATGGGAGAGGGTGCTAAAGGCGGCTGTGCCGCTGCTTCAGCTCGGACTCACTGTAACAGCTCCACAGACACGACCACTGTGCAGAGGATTTACCTTCCGCTCTTCCTGCTGCTGCTCTTGTTCACCCCGCGCGTGGATTCCTCCTGGTG GTACATTGGTGCACTGGGCGCTCGGGTCATATGCGACAACATTCCAGGCCTAGTCAACAAGCAGCGGCAGTTGTGCCAGCGACACCCAGACCTGATGCAATCCATTGGCGAGGGAGCCAAGGAGTGGATCCGGGAGTGCCAGCACCAGTTCCGACACCACCGCTGGAATTGCAGCACATTGGAACGAGACCACACAGTGTTTGGTCGCGTCATGCTCCGCA GCAGCCGAGAGGCAGCGTTCGTGTatgccatctcctctgcagGAGTGGTCTATGCCATCACCAGAGCCTGCAGCCAGGGGGAGCTCAAGACCTGCAGCTGTGACAcccacaagagagggagagccaGTGATGAAATGGGGGACTTTGACTGGGGTGGCTGCAGCGACAACATCAACTATGGCATCAAGTTTGCCAAGGCTTTTGTGGATGCCAGGGAGAGGATGGTAAAAGATGCCCGAGCTCTGATGAACCTGCACAATAACCGCTGTGGGAGGATG GCAGTGAAGCGCTTCATGAAGCTGGAATGCAAGTGCCATGGAGTCAGTGGGTCATGTGCTCTACGGACATGTTGGCTTGCTATGTCAGATTTCCGCCGCACAGGAGACTACTTGAGGAAGAAGTACAACACAGCCGTGGAGGTCACAATGAACCAGGATGGCACTGGGTTCATGGCTGCAGACAGAAACTTCCGAGGAACAACCAAAAATGATCTTGTGTACGTAGAAAGCTCTCCAGACTACTGCCTTATGGATCGAACAGCAG gtTCTCTGGGCACTGCTGGGAGGGTGTGCAACAAGTCATCCAGGGGCATGGATGGCTGCGAAGTCATGTGCTGTGGCCGAGGATATGACACCACACGAGTTAAACGAGTCACCAAATGTGAGTGCAAGTTCAAGTGGTGCTGTGCTGTAGAATGCAGCGACTGTGAAGACACTGTGGACGTTCACACCTGCAAGCCACATAAGAGGCCCGACTGGCTGGATCTCACTTGA